The following are encoded in a window of Fusarium falciforme chromosome 11, complete sequence genomic DNA:
- a CDS encoding N-acetyltransferase domain-containing protein: protein MGDEAANESQVAIAIKIPPSSHADDESFAATVASLVNSAYTEAEGDIFLPNYQRTSPTEVAQFIRNGQLAVAYLKDSGHPIGCVCIKLLGPGRGEFGMLALDATHQGAGLGRRLAMFAEAECRRNGCTIMQLEVLVPKTFHHAGKERMQAWYQRLGYKVVKLGSFDEDYPELAKILSGPTDYKIFEKKLVEAVA from the coding sequence ATGGGAGACGAAGCAGCCAACGAGTCGCAGGTAGCGATTGCCATCAAGATCCCGCCCTCCTCTCACGCCGACGATGAGTCCTTTGCCGCGACAGTGGCCAGTCTTGTTAATTCAGCCTATACAGAGGCTGAAGGGGACATCTTCTTACCTAATTACCAACGCACCTCTCCCACCGAAGTCGCCCAATTCATCCGCAACGGACAACTGGCAGTTGCGTACCTCAAGGATTCCGGCCACCCTATTGGTTGTGTGTGCATCAAGTTGCTCGGGCCCGGCCGAGGAGAGTTCGGCATGTTGGCACTGGATGCCACGCATCAGGGCGCTGGGTTAGGGCGGCGACTAGCCATGTTCGCGGAAGCCGAATGCCGCAGGAACGGATGCACGATCATGCAATTGGAAGTGCTGGTGCCGAAAACCTTTCATCATGCTGGAAAGGAGAGGATGCAGGCGTGGTACCAACGACTGGGTTACAAGGTTGTCAAGCTTGGCAGTTTTGACGAGGACTACCCTGAACTGGCCAAGATTCTTTCGGGACCCACGGATTACAAGATATTTGAGAAGAAGCTCGTCGAGGCAGTTGCATAA
- a CDS encoding Calpain catalytic domain-containing protein, whose translation MGDLRFSSSSSGSQDNRTFNIDPYTLVEALLGQKLEKPSDGLQADYEEVPEVTPMSSRRGNKMHPDSPPKDINVGAVNPYALCEALIGRKIDKYSPTSATILSNVLQTDYDELFDMKHNSVLFAGLKLDEKDRKAERLNEKDMKILKERDLMTPDLSEIERLDDLEHLGLKDFAKMKVKMARMQNGKMHLVLNAHSIGRTVSNRDLTMTINELVSEYRKQGGHWSPPNGTWRDMYDRLFQDVNKRLIGDIAMFRLGEERIAMHGFDDPTQGCSSNSWLIAALFSVFWADPSCINRATRVHHDQNQKRKLAIKFHDKGGHNNSKTETVEVNYEIPINNSNNEPIYCRSSDGADIWPSLYEKAFAKWITGSNSEHPDITKTHCGDPVKAMAQINGQDPHYFQTEKHSACSLLGLVRQNCVNFKTINPMTAWTYATGDMYQGSNIVANHAYSVLGYTFKGDKQYIVLRNPWGVTEPLGLNSYPDLLERLTPDQWHPAAMLDHGGLFALEARAFKHCFAWIGIAD comes from the coding sequence ATGGGTGACCTTcgtttctcttcctcttcctctggtTCTCAGGACAACAGGACCTTCAACATCGACCCCTACACCTTGGTCGAGGCCCTTCTTGGCcagaagctcgagaagccCTCGGATGGCCTTCAGGCCGACTACGAAGAGGTTCCCGAGGTGACGCCAATGTCCTCTCGACGTGGCAACAAGATGCACCCCGACTCTCCTCCCAAGGACATCAACGTCGGAGCTGTCAACCCTTATGCTCTTTGCGAGGCTCTCATTGGACGCAAGATTGACAAATACTCGCCGACCTCGGCCACCATCCTGTCCAATGTCTTGCAGACGGATTACGATGAGCTCTTCGACATGAAGCACAACTCTGTGCTCTTTGCTGGACTCAAGCTCGATGAGAAGGACCGCAAGGCGGAGCGACTCAACGAGAAGGACATGAAGATCCTCAAGGAGCGTGATCTCATGACCCCTGATCTCTCCGAGATTGAGAGGCTCGACGATCTCGAGCACCTCGGCCTCAAGGACTTTGCCAAGATGAAGGTCAAGATGGCCCGCATGCAGAACGGCAAGATGCATCTCGTCCTCAATGCCCACTCTATCGGCAGGACCGTGTCCAACCGCGACTTGACCATGACCATCAACGAGCTCGTCAGCGAGTATCGAAAGCAGGGTGGCCACTGGAGCCCTCCCAACGGTACCTGGCGCGACATGTACGACCGCCTGTTCCAGGACGTCAACAAGCGACTCATTGGTGACATCGCCATGTTCCGACTTGGCGAGGAGAGAATCGCCATGCACGGCTTTGACGACCCCACTCAGGGCTGCTCGAGCAACAGCTGGCTGATTGCTGCTctcttctccgtcttctGGGCTGATCCCTCTTGCATCAACCGGGCTACCAGGGTCCACCACGACCAGAaccagaagaggaagctTGCTATCAAGTTCCACGACAAGGGCGGACACAACAACTCCAAAACAGAGACTGTTGAGGTCAACTACGAGATCCCCATCAATAACTCGAACAACGAGCCTATCTACTGCCGCTCCAGCGATGGTGCCGACATCTGGCCTTCCCTGTACGAGAAGGCCTTCGCCAAGTGGATCACTGGCAGCAACTCTGAGCACCCCGATATCACCAAGACTCACTGTGGTGACCccgtcaaggccatggcccAGATCAACGGCCAGGACCCCCACTACTTCCAGACTGAGAAGCACTCTGCTTgcagcctccttggccttgtccgcCAAAACTGCGTCAActtcaagaccatcaacccCATGACCGCCTGGACCTACGCCACCGGCGACATGTACCAGGGCAGCAACATCGTGGCCAACCACGCCTACTCTGTCCTCGGCTATACCTTCAAGGGTGACAAGCAGTACATCGTCCTCCGCAACCCATGGGGTGTGACTGAGCCCCTCGGCCTCAACAGCTATCCCGACCTCCTTGAGCGCCTGACCCCTGATCAGTGGCACCCCGCTGCCATGCTCGACCACGGTGGTCTCTTCGCCCTCGAGGCCCGCGCTTTCAAGCACTGCTTTGCCTGGATCGGTATTGCCGACTAA
- a CDS encoding FAD-binding PCMH-type domain-containing protein gives MRQFAFIQYALAVIFFSLASAASTASTCFPAKKIAAQLGPMLSADAEIYIPNQVDFLDVSLRWSKFAAPSYAAYVKVASEEDVQAIVRYANKKGIPFLTVSGGHGWTSQLQRMQHVTGVCECTGLMGVALGGGHGTLQGHYGSLADQIVAARVVLANGKAVTASTKKNSELFWALRGAGHNFGIVTEVIYKVYDAPAKDNWLVKTFIYLPDQIGAFYEVANKAIANGYGVDRQPAGMLVASLYTIVPDVDPNTPVLLFLMVYDGSEKEMAPHAKPYLDLKPIFNSTQEISYSEISAVFAFDDNSVACQKGIRTQGYSLNLQKHHVPTQCAVYDEFSKFIIKNPDFKRSYVIFEGYPLQGVRAIDASTTAVADRESNVIALFSLLYSSPKNDKIATKIGTKVRGLLHKGTGERDMSVYIGYARGTEAARQIYGNDGVRLRKLKGLKQKYDPHGRFNFYARIE, from the exons ATGAGGCAATTCGCTTTCATTCAATACGCTTTGGCCGTGATATTCTTTTCTCTTGCGTCTGCAGCATCAACAGCGTCGACATGCTTTCCCGCCAAGAAGATAGCGGCTCAGCTGGGCCCCATGCTGTCTGCTGATGCCGAGATTTACATCCCAAACCAAGTAGACTTTCTCGATGTTAGCCTGAGATGGTCCAAGTTTGCTGCTCCATCATATGCGGCATACGTCAAAGTGGCTAGCGAAGAGGATGTTCAGGCAATT GTTCGATATGCCAACAAGAAGGGCATCCCTTTTCTGACTGTCTCTGGAGGCCATGGTTGGACTTCACAACTGCAAAGAATGCAGCATG TGACTGGTGTCTGCGAGTGCACCGGCCTCATGGGTGTTGCCCTTGGAGGCGGTCATGGAACCCTGCAGGGGCACTACGGTTCGCTTGCTGACCAGATTGTTGCTGCCCGCGTTGTGCTGGCCAACGGGAAAGCTGTCACCGCCTCCACAAAGAAGAATTCTGAACTCTTCTGGGCCCTTCGAGGAGCCGGCCACAACTTTGGAATTGTTACAGAGGTCATTTACAAGGTGTACGACGCTCCTGCCAAAGACAACTGGCTTGTCAAGACCTTCATTTACCTCCCTGATCAGATCGGAGCTTTCTATGAAGTTGCGAACAAAGCCATCGCAAACGGGTATGGCGTTGATCGGCAGCCAGCAGGCATGCTCGTCGCCTCCCTGTACACCATCGTTCCTGATGTCGACCCAAATACG CCAGTACTACTCTTTCTCATGGTGTACGATGGCTCAGAGAAGGAGATGGCACCACATGCCAAGCCTTATCTGGACCTCAAGCCAATTTTCAACAGCACCCAGGAGATCTCCTACAGTGAGATCTCTGCCGTATTTGCGTTTGACGATAACTCTGTCGCATGCCAGAAGGGCATCCGCACACAAGGCTACTCTCTGAACCTCCAGAAGCATCATGTCCCGACCCAGTGTGCTGTGTATGATGAGTTTAGTAAATTCATAATCAAGAACCCCGACTTCAAGCGCAGCTATGTCATATTTGAGGGATACCCTCTTCAAGGAGTGCGGGCAATCGATGCATCGACCACTGCGGTGGCAGATCGAGAGAGCAACGTTATTGC GCTTTTCTCCCTTCTCTATTCGTCGCCCAAGAATGACAAAATTGCCACTAAAATTGGCACAAAAGTCAGGGGCTTGTTGCACAAGGGGACCGGTGAGAGAGACATGAGTGTTTACATCGGATATGCAAGGGGCACCGAGGCTGCTCGACAGATCTATGGAAACGATGGCGTCCGATTGAGGAAGTTGAAAGGTTTAAAACAGAAGTATGACCCCCACGGGAGGTTCAACTTCTATGCGCGTATAGAGTGA